Sequence from the Rhodothermia bacterium genome:
CCCGTACAGATGGACAGTATTCCATAAACACACGCTTATCACTTCCACTTACTCTACGTGTCAGTTTCATCGGTTACAAAACGCGAGAGGCCATTATCTCGACCTCTTCGCCCGTGACGATTGAATTGGAAGACGGAGATGGTGTCATTACGGATGTTATCGTAACGGGGAACCGTGTTGAGGAGCGAATCACCAAAGCGCCCGTAACCATCGAGCAAGTTAGTGTTACGCAACTCCAACAAACGGCTGCATTCGACTCGTATGGGGTTTTACAGAACGTAAAAGGTGTGGACTTGCTCTCGCAAAGTTTGCTTTTTAAATCTGTTAACCTCCGTGGTTTTGGGGCAAACAACAACAACCGTTTTGTACAATTAACCGATGGCATGGACAACCGGTCTCCGGGATTGGGCTTTGGCTTTGGGAATACAGCGGGCGTTTCAGATTTGGATATTGAAAATATTGAGATTTTGCCCGGTGCTTCTTCGGCGTTGTATGGCCCAGATGCCCTGCAAGGCTTGATGCTGACCAAAACCAAGTCCCCGTTCGAGTTCCAAGGCATCAGCGCTCAAGTAAAAACCGGTATTAACAATGTAGGGAAAGACGACATTTCTGCAAAGCCTTATACCGATTTTGCGCTCCGTTTTGCCAAGCAGTTAAGCAAAGACTTCGCCTTCAAAGCTAACCTTCAACTGATCAATGGTACGGACTTTATAGCAGATGATTATAATGACCGTTCTACCCGTTCGCGCCGGAATTTCTTTCTGGTAGATCAAGCAGGCAAGACTGTCAAGTTCGGATATACACCAAACAATGATCCTTCACAAAACTTCGAATATGACGGCGTTAATATCTATGGGGACGACATTACAAACGGCGGCGCCTTCGACTTTGCCGCAAATCATGCCGTTACCGGGCTTCAAGGAAAGCGCGTAACCCGTACAGGCTATACCGAATTGGAGTTGCTTGGCAACGAAGGTAAGGTCTTTAGCAACCGCGTAAATTTGGCGGCACACTATCGGCTCAATGACAACATCGAGGCCATCGCTTCGTGGAATTATGGAAATGGCAACTTGATTCGGACTGCGGGCTTTAGGGAATATTTTCCGGACTATAAGCGCAATCAGGTTCGTCTTGAGCTACGGAGCAATAGCTTCTTTGTTCGTGCATACAATACCACACAAACTGCCGAAGGCTATAACTTAGGTGTTTTAGCACAACGGATTTTGACCAGCTGGAAATCCACCAATACTTGGGCTGCTAACTTTTCATCCGCTTTTGCTGCAAATGGTGGAAATTTGGCAGCAGCCCGCACCAGTGCAGACGCCGGAAAGCCCCTTGCAGGATCTGCTGATTTTAATAGCATTCGGGACAAGTTGATCAATACCTTGAACAACGCAACGGCGGTAACGCTATCCGATGGAACCAAACTCAATGGGGTGCGCTTATTGGATAATTCCTCGCTTTCGCATGTGGAAGGGAAGTATGACTTCAGAAAATTTTTGCCAAAAAACATAGACTTGATTACTGGAGCCAGTTTCCGTAAGTACGATATGGAGACACAAGGAACGATCTTCCCGCTCACCGTGGACAATAATGAATACACCATCACGGAATACGGATGGTACACACAAGCCTCGGTAAATTTCAACATTACCGATAAGATCAGCTTTAAACCCATCGTTGCCGTTCGCTACGACAAAAACGAGTATTTTGCCGGTGGATTTACCCCTCGCGTCTCGGCGGTTGTTTCGGTAGGCGAACACAACTTCCGCGCTTCTTGGCAGTCTGCATTCCGCAACCCATCCGCCAACCAGCTTTTGGCAGATGGCAAGATCGGGGAGGTAGGTGGCTCACAACGGGCTTTGGAAACCGCAAACTTGTTTGACAATCCCGCTTATACGGAAGCCTCTGTTAAAAACTTCCAGACTTCAGGAAACGTAGCTGATCTGGTAAAATATGAACCGAAGCCCGCAGACTTTACAACCGAGAAAATCAAAACATGGGAAGTTGGTTATAAGTCACTTCTTGCCAACCGGTTGTATGTGGATGCGTTCTTGTATCGGAGTATTTACAACGACTTTATTGCCACGCAGAACTATATACAACCGAATACCACGAATGTTAATGACCTGAAAAGCACCAGTACATACCGCGTATTACAAGTAAATTTCAATAATTTTAATGAGATCTTTGTAAACGGCTGGGGCTTGGGCTTAGAGTATGTTTTACCTAAAGGCACCAGCATATCGGGTAACTATGCCAACCAAGTGGGTCTCATTACCCTGCGCGATAATGCTGGTAATGTTCGTAAGGATGCCTTCGGGGCAGAAATTGTAAAACGTCGGATGAGTGAACCGGAAGTCTCGCAAGTAGGCCGAAACTTCTTCATCTCGCCAGAGAACCGCTACAACATCTCGGTCGGCAATCCAAAAGTCACCAAGAGCCTTGGCTTTAATGTGTCTTGGCGTTGGACAGACGAGATGTGGGTAGAGCAAGGCAATACGCAGGGCGATATTATGTTGCCTTCTTGGAGTTCCTTAGATGCCGCCATTAGTTACCGTATTCCCTCCCTTAGAACTATCGTGAAAGTTGGTGCGAGCAACCTGCTGAATCAGTATTACGCCCAAGGGTATGGATTGGCACAAATTGGTGGTATGTACTATGTCTCGTTAAATTTTGACGAGTTCATAAACCGTTAATTTAGAAAACTTCATAACAAAGGTCGGCAATAGAGACACTATGGCTGGCCTTTGCCATTTTTTACAACAATCCCCTTTTTCAGCAACAATGACACAAATCAGAACAGAAGCGCGTGCCGTAGAAGTGGCTTGGTTTGGCGATCTCTGTGGTGGAGATACGCAGTTTTTGGGCGTCTTGGACAACGAACGTCGGAGCAATTACAAGCACTGCCGGAATATTGTACGCACGGCAGACCAGTTGGGGTACAACAACATCTTATTGCCCACCTCCTATATGGTTGGACAAGAAGTGATTCCATTTGCGGCAGCAATGTCGGGGCAAACGGAACAGATCAACCTTTTGGCCGCACTCCGCATGGGCGAAATCCATCCACCGATGTTGGCGCGGCACATCACTACCTTAGACCATATGTTGGAAGGACGACTGACGGTGAACATCCTTAACTCGGACTTGCCCGGCATGAAGGAAAGCAGTGACTTGCGCTACAAACGCTGTGGCGAGGCCGTAGAGATTCTAAAACAGGCATGGACACAAGACCGCATCCAGTTTGAAGGCGAGTGCTACAAGTTTGATTTACCCGCAGACCCCGTAAAGCCTTATCAACAAAATGGCGGGCCTTTGTTATACTTTGGTGGCATCTCCGATGGTTCCAAAGAGGTGTGTGCCGAGCACTGCGATGTCTTTTTGATGTGGCCAGAGCCTGAGCAAAATATTTCTGAAACCATTGCAGACATGGGCCAGAGGGCAAAAAAATATGGCCGCGAAATTGACTTTGGGTTGCGTATTCATGTGATCGTCCGCGAGACCGAAGACGAGGCACGCGCCTATGCCAAGCACATCATGTCTAAATTTGATGGCAAAAAACTAAACCTAAAATACCGGACGCAAGACTCCGGATCGCTTGGAGTGCGTCGCCAAGATGAAATCCGTGAACAAATGGCCGATGAAGAAGACTTTGTAGAACCCCATCTTTGGACGGGCATCGGGCGTGCGCGTTCCGGTTGTGGTGGCGCTATCGTTGGTAATCCAGATCAAGTGCTGGCCAAAATGGAGCGTTACATGGATATGGGCATCCGTGCCTTCGTGCTTTCGGGCTATCCCCTCATCGAAGAATGTAACTTGTTTGCTCGATATGTTTTGCCGCACCTTCCTACCCAAAAACTCTCTGTGCTTCAAGGCCGGACACCTGCTCGCGAACCAGAAACCCCCTTGACCTATCAGCCGTTGCGATAGCCGCTTCGGAATCCCTTACCCCTTTTTTGATATCTTATGCTACGTAGCTTAGAGACCTTCGATTTTGTTATGCTTTTTGTGCTGCTCCTGCTCATGCCTACGGCAGGACTATGGGTGGCGTTCTTCCGACGAAAAAGTTCCGAGACGTATTTCCTCGCCGGACGTTCGCTAAAATGGTGGGCCGTAGCGGGTTCTATTTTCGGTACAAATATCAACTCCTCGCACCTGATCGGCATGTTGGGCATCGGGTACTCGGTAGGGTTTGCACAGAGCCATTACGAAGTCTTGGCCGTGCCCGCTGTCTTGTTGCTTTGCTATGTTTTTGTTCCCATCTACAGAAAAAGACAGGTTTTCACCCTCTCACAGTATTTAGAACATCGGTACAATGAACATGCACGATTGGTTTATACCATCATCATGATTTTATTGATCTTGGTACAATTAATTGCAGGATTTTACATTGGCGGTCGTACCATCGCCTTGTTGTTCCAAGGGATGGACTTTCAAATTCTATATTGGCAGGGCGTAATGCTCATTGCTTTAGTGGCCTGCAGCTATACCATTTGGGGTGGGATGGAGTCTATCGTTATCACTGACAACATTCAAACAGCGATGATGCTAATTGCTGGTGTTGTTGTGGCCATTTTCACCTTCTCCCAACCCGAAATCGGCGGCTTTTTTGGTTTGATGGCTTTAGACCAGCGTATGCCATTAGAGGCACAGAAAATGCACCTCTATTTGCCCTCAAACCATCCCAACCTGCCATGGACGGGTATTTTTACAGGCTTGGTTGTGGCGCATTCGTTTTATTGGACTACCAACCAATATTTGGTACAAAGAACACTCGCCGCTAATAGCGACTATGAGGCCAAATTAGGCATTATTGCTTCTGGTTTTCTGAAATTAACGGTTCCCTTTTTCTCCATTGCAACTGGTGTTGCAGCGGCCTATGTCTTTAAGTCCCGCTTCGGAGAAGCCTCCATCATGCCTGATGATGCCTTCCTTAAATTGGTAGAAATTGTAATCCCGATGGGTTGGGGGCTAACGGGGATGATCCTTGCAGGGTTAACGGCAGCAACTTTTTCATCGGTAGATTCGATGATGAACTCCGCAACCACGTTACTTTCCTTGGATGTGTATAAAAAGTACATTAAACCCGATGCCGACGATGCACATATGCTCCGGTTTGGCCGGATAGCCATTTTTGTAATGGTGGCCATTGCTGCTTGGCTGGCTTTATGGACGTATAGCCCCAGTTCAAAAGACAACTTTTTCCTGACCCTAACCGCTCGGCAATCGTACCTGACACCGGGCGTGGTTGCCGCCTTCTTTGTCGGAATTTTATGGCGACGCGCACACCCACGTGCAGCCGTTATTACCATGTTTATCGCCCCTTTTTTGGCTTGGGGTATCGAGACAATTTACGCCATGATAGCAACCTCTTCACCCGGCCTTGCAGCCATGTTTGGCGAAAAGCTCAACTTTCTGCACCGTATTTTCCTCACATTGGTATCGTGTGTGAGCCTACATATTGGTCTAAGTTGGTTGTGGCGCCATAAGGTGGAAGAATATCCAGCATTGGACTTGACAATATCGGTGAAGGATGTCGTAAAATGGACGATGTTGTTCTTGGTCTTACAAATTCCACTGATCGCCTTTATTGTTTCCGGCTGGTTCTCTGCACAAACCATTGCTTTTCCGGCAGCCCTCATTCCAATGGCCATATTCTTGTGGAACTTCCGACAAATGCCCCATGACGAAGAAGTACAAGGGAAATTATTGCGTTCAGACTTGTTCTATTCTGGTTTGTTGAGTTCCTGTACCGTATTTATTTTGTATTACTTCGCATAACGGTTATAACTTCAGCGAATAGCGCGGCTACGATTTTCTTTCGTGAGGTACAAGTCTTAATCCTTATTGGGGAAACAGACGTGTACCTCGCTTTTTTTTGCGCCGATCACCCGCTTGGAGGCTCCTTAATCCTTACAAAAGTAATTGGCTTTAACTTATTGTAATTAAACGAATTAACCTATCCAAGTTAACCTGATTTATACCCTGAAACACTTCAAGGAATTGGCTAACGATAAGCTTAAGAGCCATATTGCTGATAAGAAAATGCTGCCACAATGGTGCTAAGGAGTTAGCTCCTTGACGAGGGTCGGACTTGTAGGGAATCATGACAATCGTTCAATCTGCTCGATAACGGATACTAAACCCATTTGGAAGCAAGGCTGTGGTTGAACACATGTTCACCGAAAAACATGGAAACCCGTTGGATGGTTGTAAGGGGATTTTGACCTGAAATTGAAGGTGGCTTTGGCTATTCAAAAAGGATACGTTACCCTACTTTGCTATTTCGAATGGATATTAGGACAGTTTCTAATGGGTATTCTGCGGAAAAACTTTGCGGATATTCAACAAACATTGCCCTTCCTTTTCTTATGAACTATGAATGGCTTTATAT
This genomic interval carries:
- a CDS encoding sodium/solute symporter (Members of the Solute:Sodium Symporter (SSS), TC 2.A.21 as described in tcdb.org, catalyze solute:Na+ symport. Known solutes for members of the family include sugars, amino acids, nucleosides, inositols, vitamins, urea or anions, depending on the system.), with amino-acid sequence MLRSLETFDFVMLFVLLLLMPTAGLWVAFFRRKSSETYFLAGRSLKWWAVAGSIFGTNINSSHLIGMLGIGYSVGFAQSHYEVLAVPAVLLLCYVFVPIYRKRQVFTLSQYLEHRYNEHARLVYTIIMILLILVQLIAGFYIGGRTIALLFQGMDFQILYWQGVMLIALVACSYTIWGGMESIVITDNIQTAMMLIAGVVVAIFTFSQPEIGGFFGLMALDQRMPLEAQKMHLYLPSNHPNLPWTGIFTGLVVAHSFYWTTNQYLVQRTLAANSDYEAKLGIIASGFLKLTVPFFSIATGVAAAYVFKSRFGEASIMPDDAFLKLVEIVIPMGWGLTGMILAGLTAATFSSVDSMMNSATTLLSLDVYKKYIKPDADDAHMLRFGRIAIFVMVAIAAWLALWTYSPSSKDNFFLTLTARQSYLTPGVVAAFFVGILWRRAHPRAAVITMFIAPFLAWGIETIYAMIATSSPGLAAMFGEKLNFLHRIFLTLVSCVSLHIGLSWLWRHKVEEYPALDLTISVKDVVKWTMLFLVLQIPLIAFIVSGWFSAQTIAFPAALIPMAIFLWNFRQMPHDEEVQGKLLRSDLFYSGLLSSCTVFILYYFA
- a CDS encoding carboxypeptidase-like regulatory domain-containing protein; protein product: MKRKITLTLLCGFLVGTTLAFAQTQLKGLVVDAKTKTPMPGVTIVVVGTVGGTITRTDGQYSINTRLSLPLTLRVSFIGYKTREAIISTSSPVTIELEDGDGVITDVIVTGNRVEERITKAPVTIEQVSVTQLQQTAAFDSYGVLQNVKGVDLLSQSLLFKSVNLRGFGANNNNRFVQLTDGMDNRSPGLGFGFGNTAGVSDLDIENIEILPGASSALYGPDALQGLMLTKTKSPFEFQGISAQVKTGINNVGKDDISAKPYTDFALRFAKQLSKDFAFKANLQLINGTDFIADDYNDRSTRSRRNFFLVDQAGKTVKFGYTPNNDPSQNFEYDGVNIYGDDITNGGAFDFAANHAVTGLQGKRVTRTGYTELELLGNEGKVFSNRVNLAAHYRLNDNIEAIASWNYGNGNLIRTAGFREYFPDYKRNQVRLELRSNSFFVRAYNTTQTAEGYNLGVLAQRILTSWKSTNTWAANFSSAFAANGGNLAAARTSADAGKPLAGSADFNSIRDKLINTLNNATAVTLSDGTKLNGVRLLDNSSLSHVEGKYDFRKFLPKNIDLITGASFRKYDMETQGTIFPLTVDNNEYTITEYGWYTQASVNFNITDKISFKPIVAVRYDKNEYFAGGFTPRVSAVVSVGEHNFRASWQSAFRNPSANQLLADGKIGEVGGSQRALETANLFDNPAYTEASVKNFQTSGNVADLVKYEPKPADFTTEKIKTWEVGYKSLLANRLYVDAFLYRSIYNDFIATQNYIQPNTTNVNDLKSTSTYRVLQVNFNNFNEIFVNGWGLGLEYVLPKGTSISGNYANQVGLITLRDNAGNVRKDAFGAEIVKRRMSEPEVSQVGRNFFISPENRYNISVGNPKVTKSLGFNVSWRWTDEMWVEQGNTQGDIMLPSWSSLDAAISYRIPSLRTIVKVGASNLLNQYYAQGYGLAQIGGMYYVSLNFDEFINR
- a CDS encoding LLM class flavin-dependent oxidoreductase, yielding MTQIRTEARAVEVAWFGDLCGGDTQFLGVLDNERRSNYKHCRNIVRTADQLGYNNILLPTSYMVGQEVIPFAAAMSGQTEQINLLAALRMGEIHPPMLARHITTLDHMLEGRLTVNILNSDLPGMKESSDLRYKRCGEAVEILKQAWTQDRIQFEGECYKFDLPADPVKPYQQNGGPLLYFGGISDGSKEVCAEHCDVFLMWPEPEQNISETIADMGQRAKKYGREIDFGLRIHVIVRETEDEARAYAKHIMSKFDGKKLNLKYRTQDSGSLGVRRQDEIREQMADEEDFVEPHLWTGIGRARSGCGGAIVGNPDQVLAKMERYMDMGIRAFVLSGYPLIEECNLFARYVLPHLPTQKLSVLQGRTPAREPETPLTYQPLR